One window of Saccharopolyspora phatthalungensis genomic DNA carries:
- a CDS encoding PH domain-containing protein: MSGVIDGQWHRLDPKTIAAMSALVLAPLVPTAGFMLLSGAEAQTLLNTVLIWVGADVLITALVAIDWWFTWYRITADRFELRRGNLTRSHRWIPRDRIRSVDLTSAPSHRLFRVTTVKVGTGGQAGDSSELKLDSIARHHAESLRQELLFGGASTSDTAAASDADSIAAGADHTIARLNPAWFRYSALTLSLALIVWGAIGSAVGSFSELLKAVGFYDAIADTVLSMSLWMVVTAGLAMVLLVGVIGAIALSVEMWWGFRLTRERGDTLRVKRGLLTTRSVSLEERRLRGIELSEPLLLRWAGGARLNAVATGLKQKQEDRQPENKTLLPPAPRAEAQRVASAVLRERKSPADAELRRHPRAALRRRTTWALVSAMPFVAAAAVAATIGWVPIALAAAVAVVTVAVAVGFAVDAYRNLGHEVTDRYLITRSGSGIRRTVTLQRSGIIGWRITRTVFQRRADLMSVGATTAAGCSIYEVHDVSTESGLELAEAAVPGLLRPFLERP; this comes from the coding sequence ATGAGCGGCGTCATCGACGGGCAGTGGCACCGCCTCGATCCGAAGACCATCGCGGCGATGAGCGCCCTGGTGTTGGCGCCGCTGGTACCGACCGCGGGGTTCATGCTGCTCTCGGGGGCCGAGGCGCAAACCCTGCTCAATACCGTGCTGATCTGGGTTGGCGCCGATGTGCTGATCACCGCGCTCGTCGCGATCGACTGGTGGTTCACCTGGTACCGGATCACCGCGGACCGCTTCGAACTGCGCCGGGGCAACCTGACCCGCAGCCACCGCTGGATCCCGCGCGACCGGATCCGCAGCGTCGACCTCACCTCGGCGCCGAGCCACCGGTTGTTCCGGGTCACGACGGTCAAGGTCGGCACCGGCGGGCAGGCCGGCGACAGCAGCGAGCTCAAGCTTGACTCGATCGCCCGGCACCACGCCGAATCCCTGCGCCAGGAACTGCTATTCGGCGGCGCGTCCACGTCGGACACCGCGGCGGCGAGCGACGCGGACAGCATCGCCGCAGGCGCGGATCACACCATCGCTCGGCTCAACCCGGCGTGGTTCCGCTACTCCGCCCTGACCCTGTCGCTGGCGCTGATCGTCTGGGGCGCGATCGGTTCGGCCGTCGGGTCGTTCAGCGAACTGCTGAAGGCCGTCGGCTTCTACGACGCGATCGCCGACACCGTGCTGTCGATGTCGTTGTGGATGGTCGTCACGGCCGGGCTCGCCATGGTCCTGCTCGTCGGCGTGATCGGCGCCATCGCGTTGTCCGTGGAGATGTGGTGGGGCTTCCGGCTGACCCGGGAGCGGGGGGACACCCTGCGGGTGAAGCGTGGCCTACTCACCACGCGGTCGGTCTCGCTGGAGGAACGCCGACTGCGCGGCATCGAACTGTCGGAACCACTGCTGCTGCGCTGGGCCGGCGGTGCCCGGCTCAACGCCGTGGCCACGGGGCTCAAGCAGAAGCAGGAAGACCGCCAGCCGGAGAACAAGACGTTGCTGCCCCCGGCGCCCAGAGCGGAAGCGCAACGAGTGGCATCAGCGGTATTGCGGGAACGAAAGTCGCCTGCTGACGCGGAATTGCGTCGGCACCCGCGGGCCGCGCTGCGGCGCCGGACCACCTGGGCGCTCGTGTCGGCGATGCCGTTCGTCGCGGCGGCCGCGGTCGCGGCGACGATCGGTTGGGTGCCGATCGCGTTGGCAGCGGCCGTGGCAGTGGTAACGGTCGCGGTTGCCGTTGGTTTCGCGGTGGACGCCTACCGCAACCTCGGCCACGAGGTCACCGATCGCTACCTGATCACGCGGTCCGGCAGCGGGATTCGCCGCACGGTCACCCTGCAACGCAGCGGGATCATCGGCTGGCGGATCACCCGAACCGTGTTCCAGCGGCGGGCGGATCTGATGAGCGTCGGTGCGACTACGGCTGCCGGGTGCAGCATCTACGAGGTGCACGACGTGAGCACCGAATCCGGCCTGGAACTGGCGGAAGCGGCAGTGCCGGGGCTGCTCCGGCCGTTTCTTGAACGGCCCTGA
- a CDS encoding helix-turn-helix domain-containing protein — protein MRRRRLAAELRRLRAQAEVTQQGAATHLGCTQAKIGRFETAKRSPSVGDVSALLDFYGVDGAERDQLINLARDARKRGWWHSYSDVLPEWYETYVGLEAEASSIHTYESEAIPGLLQTREYAYALTKATLIRADDSEITRRVDLRIQRQQRVVGSNPLELWAVVGEAAFRRRVGGNGVLRRQLEHVLKLVEMPHVTLQVMPLDAGAHPAQAGPFVILRYSNRIDPDVVYLETHVGGLYLEREIELSNYDTMMDHLRAHAVDPEGSIQLIQQRIGEL, from the coding sequence GTGCGTCGCCGTCGCCTTGCCGCCGAGTTGCGCCGGCTTCGGGCGCAAGCGGAGGTCACCCAGCAGGGGGCCGCAACCCACCTCGGCTGCACACAAGCGAAGATCGGGCGGTTCGAGACCGCGAAGCGGTCCCCTTCGGTCGGTGATGTCTCGGCATTGCTGGACTTCTACGGAGTGGATGGAGCCGAGCGGGATCAGCTGATCAACCTGGCGCGGGACGCCCGGAAGCGCGGTTGGTGGCATTCCTACAGTGATGTCCTGCCGGAGTGGTACGAGACCTACGTCGGGTTGGAAGCCGAAGCATCTTCAATTCACACGTATGAGTCCGAAGCCATTCCGGGGCTTCTTCAAACACGCGAATATGCGTACGCGCTCACCAAAGCGACACTCATTCGGGCGGACGATTCGGAAATAACCCGAAGAGTCGATCTGCGCATCCAACGTCAGCAGCGGGTTGTTGGTTCGAACCCGCTGGAGTTGTGGGCGGTCGTCGGGGAAGCGGCTTTTCGGCGCCGCGTCGGGGGCAACGGAGTGCTACGCCGCCAGTTGGAGCACGTGCTCAAGCTGGTAGAAATGCCACACGTCACGCTGCAGGTGATGCCGCTGGACGCGGGCGCACACCCGGCGCAGGCCGGGCCGTTCGTGATCCTGCGCTACTCGAATCGCATTGACCCGGATGTGGTTTACCTGGAAACCCATGTGGGCGGGCTTTACCTCGAAAGGGAGATCGAACTGTCGAACTACGACACGATGATGGACCATTTACGGGCGCATGCGGTAGATCCGGAAGGTTCCATTCAACTCATCCAACAACGCATAGGAGAGCTGTAG
- the bcp gene encoding thioredoxin-dependent thiol peroxidase — protein MSEQNRLSVGDKAPEFALPDADGNTVSLGDYRGRSVVVYFYPAASTPGCTKQACDFRDSLAVLNDAGFDVLGISPDKPPKLAKFRDAEGLTFPLLADEDKSVMTAWGAFGEKQNYGKIVQGVIRSTFVVDPEGKIAKALYNVKATGHVDRIRKDLGV, from the coding sequence ATGAGTGAGCAGAATCGACTCTCGGTCGGCGACAAGGCACCCGAATTCGCACTGCCCGACGCCGACGGCAACACCGTGTCGCTGGGCGACTACCGGGGCCGGTCCGTGGTGGTCTACTTCTATCCGGCGGCGAGCACCCCCGGCTGCACCAAGCAGGCATGCGACTTCCGGGACAGCCTGGCAGTGCTCAACGACGCCGGTTTCGACGTTCTCGGCATCTCCCCGGACAAGCCGCCGAAGCTGGCGAAGTTCCGCGACGCCGAGGGCCTGACCTTCCCGCTGCTGGCCGATGAGGACAAGTCCGTCATGACGGCGTGGGGCGCGTTCGGCGAGAAGCAGAACTACGGCAAGATCGTGCAGGGCGTGATCCGGTCGACCTTCGTCGTGGACCCGGAGGGCAAGATCGCCAAGGCGCTGTACAACGTCAAGGCCACCGGCCACGTCGACCGGATCCGCAAGGACCTCGGCGTCTGA
- a CDS encoding PH domain-containing protein — translation MAAQNNTNTAGLRLRPPRNRVERRAIGWWTTQALILVAPPLIALGVTAALIPPARHWLVLAFIVVVVLGVPYALVMPQWRYRVHRWETTQDAVYTAAGWLRQEWRIAPMSRIQTVDTVRGPLQQLFNLSSVTVTTASAAGSLSIDGLDRQVAEALVEQLTATTQATPGDAT, via the coding sequence GTGGCCGCCCAAAACAACACGAATACCGCCGGACTCCGGCTCCGACCACCGCGCAACCGCGTCGAACGTCGCGCCATCGGTTGGTGGACGACGCAGGCTCTGATCCTCGTCGCCCCGCCGCTGATCGCGCTGGGGGTCACGGCGGCGCTTATCCCGCCCGCACGGCACTGGCTGGTGCTCGCTTTCATCGTGGTCGTCGTGCTCGGGGTGCCTTATGCCCTGGTGATGCCGCAGTGGCGATATCGCGTGCACCGCTGGGAAACCACCCAGGACGCCGTTTACACGGCAGCAGGCTGGCTGCGGCAGGAGTGGCGCATCGCGCCGATGTCGCGCATCCAGACGGTGGACACCGTGCGGGGCCCGTTGCAACAGCTGTTCAACCTCTCCAGCGTCACCGTCACCACGGCGTCTGCCGCCGGTTCGCTGTCGATCGACGGCTTGGACCGGCAGGTCGCGGAGGCGCTCGTCGAACAGCTGACGGCCACCACCCAGGCGACCCCGGGGGATGCGACATGA
- a CDS encoding S1 family peptidase: MVDAPHRLGRFAGIAAIAVAALTTASAAQAQPSEITSKIIGGENANIADHPFTVALVTPTGQQFCGGSLAAPNKVVTAAHCTTHQRPSDINVVSGRTVLSAQGGTVSTVKDIWVHPEYQDATNGFDVSVLTLDAPVREMPIVLAATDDPGYAENTRATILGWGNTSEGGQQSDNLRKATVPLGSKDTCTKSYQEFKPDAMVCAGLPEGGVDTCQGDSGGPMVVDNKLIGVTSWGEGCARPGKPGVYARVGTYHDVLMEQIGS, translated from the coding sequence ATGGTCGATGCCCCACATCGCCTGGGCCGGTTCGCCGGAATCGCCGCGATCGCCGTCGCCGCCCTGACCACGGCCTCCGCCGCACAGGCGCAGCCATCGGAGATCACATCGAAGATCATCGGCGGCGAAAACGCGAACATCGCGGACCACCCGTTCACCGTCGCGCTGGTGACACCGACCGGCCAACAGTTCTGCGGCGGTTCGCTGGCCGCCCCGAACAAGGTCGTCACCGCCGCGCACTGCACCACCCACCAGCGGCCGTCGGACATCAACGTGGTCAGCGGTCGCACGGTGCTGAGCGCGCAGGGCGGCACCGTTTCGACGGTGAAGGACATCTGGGTGCACCCGGAATATCAGGACGCGACAAACGGTTTCGACGTGTCGGTGCTTACCCTTGACGCGCCGGTGCGGGAAATGCCGATCGTGTTGGCCGCGACCGATGACCCCGGTTACGCGGAAAACACCCGGGCGACCATTCTGGGCTGGGGAAACACCTCCGAGGGCGGCCAGCAGTCCGACAACCTGCGCAAGGCCACGGTGCCGCTGGGCTCGAAGGACACCTGCACGAAGTCGTACCAAGAATTCAAGCCGGACGCGATGGTGTGTGCCGGGCTGCCGGAAGGCGGCGTGGACACCTGCCAGGGCGATTCGGGCGGACCGATGGTCGTGGACAACAAGCTGATCGGCGTCACTTCGTGGGGCGAGGGCTGCGCCCGTCCGGGCAAGCCCGGCGTGTACGCCCGCGTCGGCACGTACCACGACGTGCTGATGGAACAGATCGGTTCCTGA
- a CDS encoding IS1634 family transposase, giving the protein MRARPLPQPMVFGGPSVEKMLGALPVVADYCGRLDLAGIIDRACPVRDVAILSHGQVIEALVANRLTSPTPLLRVTDWARAWAVEEVLGIDPARLNDDRIARALDAIAPELDRIVGSVGARAISAFGLDVSRLHWDMTSISLYGAYEQTDPGYAAPRFGHPKDRRPDLKQVQAGLAVTGDGGIPVLHRGYDGGAGEVAQVVGAMTALKNLAGPRDFLLVGDSKLISYGNLHAMVTAGVRFIAPASKLYVRAAELAALDPQAATVVDYVAGRDTGKPADRRGAWRVMEDTLSLPGKRKTDPVLRLRRVFVHSTARATAAMAARAKKLDRARGDLDRVVRGLGSRHYPSEHAVTDRVTTIARTRRVKTYLRTQVGTDPVTGKPTLTWWFDQTALDAEASTDGWYALLTNLPATVTAAEVLTRYKGQEVVERRYSAFKGPLAVAPMFLKTNRRIAALLTVICLALLVFCLIERAVRTAIAPEVRMAGLYPGQKAKPTGRLIFQALSELRLIPATTGQPATIPQPGPVQTRLLNLLAVDPTQPP; this is encoded by the coding sequence ATGCGTGCACGACCGCTTCCGCAACCGATGGTCTTCGGTGGGCCGAGTGTGGAAAAGATGCTGGGTGCGTTGCCGGTGGTGGCCGACTACTGCGGCAGGTTGGACCTGGCCGGGATTATCGACCGGGCCTGCCCGGTGCGTGATGTGGCGATCCTGTCGCATGGGCAGGTGATCGAGGCGTTGGTGGCGAATCGGTTGACCTCGCCGACGCCGTTGTTGCGGGTCACCGATTGGGCGCGGGCATGGGCGGTGGAGGAAGTGCTGGGTATCGACCCCGCCAGGCTCAATGACGACCGGATCGCCCGCGCGTTGGACGCGATCGCCCCGGAGCTGGACCGGATCGTGGGATCGGTGGGGGCGCGAGCGATCTCGGCGTTCGGGCTGGATGTGTCCCGGTTGCATTGGGATATGACGTCGATCTCGCTGTATGGCGCATACGAACAGACCGATCCCGGCTACGCCGCACCACGATTCGGGCACCCGAAAGACCGTCGCCCGGATCTCAAGCAGGTCCAGGCCGGACTGGCGGTCACCGGCGACGGCGGGATACCGGTGCTGCATCGTGGCTACGACGGCGGCGCGGGAGAGGTCGCCCAGGTAGTGGGGGCGATGACCGCGCTGAAAAACCTTGCCGGGCCACGGGATTTTCTGTTGGTGGGGGACTCGAAGCTGATCTCCTACGGCAACCTGCACGCCATGGTCACCGCGGGCGTGAGATTCATCGCCCCGGCATCCAAGCTCTACGTCCGCGCCGCCGAGTTGGCCGCACTCGACCCGCAGGCGGCCACGGTTGTGGATTACGTAGCTGGACGGGACACCGGTAAACCAGCCGATCGCCGCGGCGCCTGGCGGGTCATGGAGGACACACTGAGCCTGCCCGGCAAGCGCAAGACCGACCCGGTACTGCGGCTGCGACGGGTGTTCGTGCACTCCACCGCCCGAGCGACGGCTGCCATGGCGGCACGGGCGAAGAAACTCGACCGGGCCCGCGGCGACCTCGACCGGGTCGTGCGTGGCCTGGGGTCGCGGCACTACCCGAGTGAGCACGCCGTCACCGACCGGGTCACCACCATCGCCCGCACCCGCCGTGTCAAGACCTACCTGCGCACCCAGGTCGGCACCGACCCCGTCACCGGTAAACCCACCCTGACGTGGTGGTTCGATCAGACCGCGCTGGATGCCGAGGCCTCCACCGACGGCTGGTACGCCCTGTTGACCAACCTGCCCGCCACCGTCACCGCCGCCGAGGTCCTCACCCGCTACAAGGGCCAGGAAGTGGTGGAACGCCGCTACTCGGCGTTCAAGGGCCCCCTGGCGGTGGCACCGATGTTCCTCAAGACCAACCGGCGCATCGCCGCCCTGCTCACCGTGATCTGTCTCGCCCTTCTCGTCTTCTGCCTGATCGAACGCGCCGTGCGGACCGCGATCGCTCCGGAGGTCAGGATGGCCGGCCTGTATCCCGGTCAGAAAGCCAAACCCACCGGCCGCTTGATCTTCCAGGCCCTGTCCGAACTCCGGCTGATCCCCGCCACCACCGGCCAACCCGCGACCATCCCGCAACCCGGGCCCGTCCAGACCCGACTACTCAACCTGCTTGCCGTCGATCCCACCCAACCGCCATGA
- a CDS encoding pyruvate dehydrogenase, with protein MPTVADQFIEVLVQAGVRRIYGIVGDSLNPVVDAVRRTDGIEWVHVRHEEAAAFAAGAEAQLTGRLAVCAGSCGPGNLHLINGLFDAHRSGAPVLALASHIPSEQIGTGFFQETHPEELFNECSHFCELLSQPEQMPRLLRTAIQTASGRRGVSVLVLPGDVAQKPAVRPTGHGIVECEPPVVVPSAEQVTALAEKLNKAERPMLFCGAGSRGAHRDVMELAARLNAPVGHALRGKEWIQYDNPFDVGMSGLLGYGACYDAMHRADLVVLVGTDFPYDNFLPQAHTVQIDIEPAHLGRRTVLDLAVHGDVRETIRAVLPHVPRKTDRSFLNRMLREHAGQLERVVDAYTRHVETQVPIHPEYVADVLDDLAADDAVFTVDTGMCNVWAARYITPNGRRRVLGSFVHGSMANALPQAIGVQLAAPDRQVISMSGDGGLSMLLGDLLTLRTQRLPVKVVVFNNSSLGMVKLEMLVDGMPDFGTDHDHVDFAALAAAAGMPSSRVEKPGEVRDALADALRRPGPALVDVVTDPNALSIPPRITGDQVKGFALAVSRTVLTGGVGKMVQLARSNLRNVPRP; from the coding sequence ATGCCCACTGTCGCCGACCAGTTCATCGAAGTGCTCGTGCAGGCCGGGGTGCGGCGGATCTACGGCATCGTGGGGGACAGCCTCAACCCGGTGGTCGATGCGGTCCGCCGTACCGACGGCATCGAGTGGGTGCACGTGCGCCACGAGGAGGCCGCGGCGTTCGCCGCCGGGGCCGAGGCGCAGCTGACCGGGCGGCTGGCGGTCTGCGCGGGCAGTTGCGGGCCGGGCAACCTGCACCTGATCAATGGCCTGTTCGACGCGCACCGCAGCGGAGCGCCGGTGCTGGCGCTCGCGTCGCACATCCCGTCCGAGCAGATCGGGACCGGGTTCTTCCAGGAAACCCATCCCGAGGAGCTGTTCAACGAGTGCAGCCACTTCTGCGAACTGCTGTCGCAGCCCGAGCAGATGCCGCGCCTGCTGCGCACCGCGATCCAGACCGCCTCCGGCCGACGCGGCGTTTCGGTGCTCGTGCTGCCCGGTGACGTCGCGCAGAAACCGGCGGTCCGACCCACCGGCCACGGGATCGTCGAGTGCGAGCCGCCAGTGGTGGTGCCGTCGGCGGAGCAGGTGACCGCACTGGCGGAAAAGCTGAACAAGGCCGAGCGGCCGATGTTGTTCTGCGGGGCGGGATCCCGCGGCGCGCACCGGGACGTCATGGAACTCGCCGCGCGGCTGAACGCGCCCGTCGGGCACGCCCTGCGTGGCAAGGAGTGGATCCAGTACGACAACCCCTTCGACGTCGGGATGAGCGGCCTGCTCGGTTACGGCGCCTGCTACGACGCGATGCACCGCGCGGATCTGGTCGTGCTGGTGGGCACCGACTTCCCGTACGACAACTTCCTGCCGCAGGCCCACACCGTGCAGATCGACATCGAACCCGCCCATCTGGGGCGCCGCACGGTGCTGGACCTCGCCGTGCACGGTGATGTGCGGGAGACAATTCGCGCTGTCCTGCCGCATGTTCCGCGGAAGACAGACCGGTCCTTCTTGAACCGAATGCTGCGCGAGCACGCCGGTCAGCTGGAGCGCGTCGTCGACGCCTACACGCGCCACGTCGAGACCCAGGTGCCGATCCACCCGGAGTACGTCGCCGACGTCCTCGACGACCTCGCCGCGGACGACGCGGTGTTCACAGTGGACACTGGGATGTGCAACGTCTGGGCGGCCCGCTACATCACGCCGAACGGGCGGCGACGGGTGCTCGGTTCCTTCGTGCACGGCTCGATGGCCAACGCGTTGCCGCAGGCCATCGGGGTGCAGCTAGCCGCGCCGGACCGCCAGGTGATCTCGATGTCCGGCGACGGTGGGCTTTCCATGCTGCTCGGTGATCTGCTGACCCTGCGCACCCAGCGGCTGCCGGTGAAGGTCGTGGTGTTCAACAACTCTTCGTTGGGCATGGTGAAACTGGAAATGCTGGTCGACGGGATGCCCGACTTCGGCACCGACCACGACCACGTCGACTTCGCCGCGCTCGCGGCCGCCGCCGGGATGCCCTCGTCGCGGGTGGAAAAACCCGGCGAGGTGCGTGATGCCCTGGCCGATGCGTTGCGGCGGCCAGGACCGGCGCTGGTGGACGTGGTGACTGATCCCAATGCGCTGTCGATCCCGCCGCGAATCACCGGTGACCAGGTGAAGGGGTTCGCGCTCGCGGTGAGCCGCACGGTGCTGACCGGTGGGGTGGGCAAGATGGTGCAGCTGGCCCGCAGCAACCTGCGCAACGTGCCGCGGCCGTAG
- a CDS encoding DUF397 domain-containing protein, translating to MFRVHRSVQQHSSFLRAVFLTAWVASLRAVRDSKDPAGAPLMFEPPAFTTFLNAVKAKRFDCIA from the coding sequence ATGTTCCGCGTGCACCGCAGCGTCCAGCAGCATTCCTCCTTTCTGCGTGCGGTGTTCCTGACCGCTTGGGTCGCTAGCCTTCGCGCGGTGCGGGACAGCAAGGACCCAGCAGGAGCGCCGCTGATGTTCGAACCCCCCGCGTTCACGACGTTCTTGAACGCTGTCAAGGCAAAACGCTTCGACTGCATCGCATAG
- a CDS encoding ArnT family glycosyltransferase: MRAELISPLPPPPTTTGLRPLAKWPVLTIAGLVAAAQLAISPFGGYWIDEAYMVAAGKYHLDWGYVDQPPLAPLIAAAMDWIAPGSLPVLRLPAVLATAALVVLTALLAREFGGDRRAQVLAAGAGATGLWTALVGHWITPYTFEPMLWLVLTWSLVRWVRLRDLGRPDDRLLLLFGVVLGITMQTKFQVAILCVALLISVLLVGPRDILRRPMFWGGVGIAALIALPTLLWQALHGWPQLQMGAVVASESPVLSGGRSGTAMTLVLYAGIAGAALFLLGLWRLARSAELRSYRFFAITIVLLYGFFVATAGRPYYLIGVYGVAIAAGALGLQRRRESRRTRLGWTAWPLYALSAAAAGYMIWLSTALTPLFGVPTADSLARETSAAFTALPPEQQSHTAVLGDSYLLAAMLEVDSGHHELPKVYSAHRGYGYFALPGEQIDSVLFVGDDLAAVRSQFTDVRKVRSGQVPVWLCTGKHGTWNEIWPQLQSM, encoded by the coding sequence ATGCGTGCCGAGCTGATCAGCCCGCTACCACCGCCGCCGACCACAACCGGACTGCGACCACTCGCGAAATGGCCGGTGTTGACCATCGCGGGGCTCGTCGCGGCCGCCCAGCTGGCGATCAGCCCCTTCGGCGGTTACTGGATCGACGAGGCGTACATGGTGGCCGCCGGGAAGTACCACCTGGACTGGGGCTACGTCGACCAACCACCGCTGGCGCCGCTGATCGCCGCCGCGATGGACTGGATCGCACCGGGATCGCTGCCGGTGCTCCGGCTGCCCGCGGTGCTCGCGACCGCCGCGCTGGTCGTGCTGACCGCGCTGCTGGCCCGCGAGTTCGGCGGTGACCGACGGGCTCAGGTGCTGGCAGCGGGCGCCGGTGCGACCGGCCTGTGGACCGCACTGGTCGGGCACTGGATCACGCCCTACACCTTCGAGCCGATGTTGTGGCTGGTGCTCACCTGGTCGCTGGTGCGCTGGGTGCGGCTGCGCGACCTGGGACGGCCGGACGATCGGCTGCTGCTCCTGTTCGGCGTGGTGCTCGGAATCACCATGCAGACCAAGTTCCAGGTCGCGATCTTGTGCGTGGCGCTGCTGATCAGCGTGCTGCTGGTCGGCCCACGAGACATCCTGCGCCGGCCGATGTTCTGGGGCGGTGTCGGCATCGCGGCGCTGATCGCCCTGCCGACGTTGCTCTGGCAAGCGCTGCACGGCTGGCCGCAGTTGCAGATGGGCGCGGTCGTCGCGAGCGAGTCGCCGGTACTCTCCGGGGGCCGCAGCGGCACCGCCATGACGCTGGTGCTCTACGCCGGAATCGCCGGTGCCGCGCTGTTTCTGCTCGGACTGTGGCGACTCGCACGCTCGGCCGAGCTGCGGTCGTACCGGTTCTTCGCCATCACGATCGTGCTGCTTTACGGCTTCTTCGTCGCGACCGCCGGGCGGCCGTACTACCTGATCGGCGTCTACGGCGTGGCGATCGCGGCGGGGGCCCTGGGCCTCCAGCGGCGCCGCGAATCCCGGCGCACGCGGTTGGGTTGGACGGCGTGGCCGCTATACGCGCTTTCCGCCGCGGCGGCGGGGTACATGATCTGGCTGTCCACGGCGCTGACTCCGCTGTTCGGGGTGCCAACGGCCGATTCGCTGGCACGCGAGACCTCGGCCGCATTCACCGCACTGCCACCGGAACAGCAGTCGCACACCGCAGTCCTCGGCGACAGCTACCTCCTGGCGGCGATGCTCGAAGTCGATAGCGGCCACCACGAACTGCCCAAGGTCTACAGCGCGCACCGCGGCTATGGCTACTTCGCGCTGCCTGGCGAGCAGATCGACTCCGTGCTGTTCGTCGGCGACGACTTGGCGGCGGTGCGGTCGCAGTTCACCGACGTCCGAAAGGTGCGGTCCGGTCAGGTCCCGGTCTGGCTCTGCACCGGCAAACACGGCACCTGGAACGAAATCTGGCCACAATTGCAGTCCATGTAG
- a CDS encoding sulfite exporter TauE/SafE family protein, whose protein sequence is MFTDWLELALLVVVGFLSGAINAVAGGGSLLVFPALLATGMPPLVANVTNSVAQGPGFVGAAISQRKDLGGTPRRLWLTTAASAAGSALGCVLLMVLPSEVFDAVVPALVGLAAVLMAFQNTIRKWLGTPGQDAPDRSVLLTVGIFLASIYGGYFGGARSVILMAILVLAATDTMRRLNALKSWLGMIGSAVTFIVYALIAPVDWIAVLLLVPTTVLGGFVGGKIAQKLPSNLLRYLVVAIAAAVAIYMILD, encoded by the coding sequence GTGTTCACCGATTGGCTCGAACTGGCCCTGCTCGTCGTCGTCGGCTTCCTGTCCGGCGCGATCAACGCGGTGGCCGGGGGCGGCTCCCTGCTGGTTTTCCCGGCGCTGTTGGCGACCGGGATGCCGCCGCTGGTCGCCAACGTGACCAACTCGGTGGCGCAAGGCCCCGGATTCGTCGGGGCCGCGATCAGCCAGCGCAAGGACCTCGGCGGCACTCCTCGGCGGTTGTGGCTGACGACGGCGGCCTCGGCCGCCGGATCGGCGCTGGGCTGCGTGCTGCTGATGGTGCTGCCGAGCGAGGTGTTCGACGCGGTAGTGCCCGCGTTGGTGGGGCTGGCCGCTGTGCTGATGGCGTTCCAGAACACCATTCGCAAGTGGCTGGGCACGCCCGGCCAGGATGCCCCGGACCGCTCCGTGCTGCTGACCGTGGGAATCTTCCTGGCTTCGATTTACGGCGGCTACTTCGGGGGCGCGCGCAGCGTCATCCTGATGGCGATCCTGGTGCTCGCCGCCACCGACACCATGCGTCGGTTGAACGCGCTGAAGAGCTGGCTGGGCATGATCGGCAGCGCGGTCACTTTCATCGTCTACGCGTTGATCGCGCCGGTCGACTGGATCGCCGTGCTGTTGTTGGTGCCCACCACCGTGCTCGGCGGGTTCGTCGGCGGCAAGATCGCCCAGAAGTTGCCGTCGAACCTGCTGCGCTACCTTGTGGTGGCGATCGCCGCGGCAGTGGCGATCTACATGATCCTGGATTAA
- a CDS encoding DUF397 domain-containing protein yields MASITDWRTSTRTQGQGQCVEVGFGADCVGVRDTKDRAAGQITVAAQRWHEFVRGLKHGCFDS; encoded by the coding sequence ATGGCAAGTATCACCGACTGGCGCACCAGCACCCGCACCCAGGGCCAGGGGCAGTGCGTCGAGGTCGGCTTCGGGGCTGATTGTGTCGGAGTTCGCGACACGAAGGACCGAGCCGCCGGGCAGATCACCGTGGCAGCGCAACGCTGGCACGAGTTCGTCCGCGGCCTGAAGCACGGCTGCTTCGACTCCTGA